From a region of the Latilactobacillus sakei genome:
- a CDS encoding cold-shock protein — protein MNNGTVKWFNADKGFGFITGEDGKDVFAHFSAIQGDGYKSLDEGQAVSFDVEDSDRGPQATNIVKL, from the coding sequence ATGAACAACGGTACAGTAAAATGGTTTAACGCAGACAAGGGTTTTGGTTTTATTACTGGTGAAGATGGCAAAGACGTATTTGCTCATTTCTCAGCTATCCAAGGTGACGGTTACAAGTCATTAGACGAAGGCCAAGCAGTATCATTTGATGTTGAAGACAGCGACCGCGGTCCTCAAGCAACAAACATCGTTAAACTTTAA
- a CDS encoding multidrug ABC transporter ATP-binding protein, with protein MIKLAKKRMSGLAVFGAVLFMVIQVVSNLYLPNLTSDIVNNGIAKGDIDYIWQAGFKMLGFSLISILAAICNVYLAAKTSQGLGQKLRSDIYRKVINFSHDEMDQVGTSSLITRTTNDVVQIQNVAMMFLRMMIMAPIMLVGASFLAYQKNAQLTSIFVVVLPLMAIFIGVVMYFAVPLFKAMQKKTDRINLVFREGLTGVRVIRAFRRDKFEQERFDDANLDYTQNAKKVYSIMSVMLPVMTLIMSGTNIAITWMGGHLIADQAMQVGNLLAFMTYAMQILMSFMMLSMVFVFIPRAQASAVRINEVLDLQTPIENPENPKSFTDQAVSLAFDNVNFRYQNAEKLALEKIDFQASAGQTVAIIGGTGSGKSTLVNLIPRFYDVEAGQVQVDGLNVKDVTLHDIHEQVAFVPQKANLFTGTIRENMQYGNPAATDDQIWHALEIAQSKDFVSELDGGLDSHVEQGGGNFSGGQRQRLAIARALVKRASVYVFDDSFSALDFKTDALLRKALKEDAEIQKSVVVIVGQRVSTVADADTILVLDEGQMVGKGTHAQLKATNATYQEIINSQIREGDEA; from the coding sequence ATGATTAAACTTGCAAAAAAGAGAATGTCAGGCTTAGCCGTTTTTGGTGCTGTCTTATTCATGGTCATTCAAGTTGTCAGTAACTTGTATCTCCCTAATTTGACGTCTGATATTGTTAATAATGGGATTGCCAAAGGCGATATTGATTATATCTGGCAAGCCGGCTTCAAAATGCTCGGCTTTTCATTGATCAGTATTTTAGCCGCAATCTGTAACGTTTATTTAGCTGCTAAGACATCACAAGGTCTGGGCCAAAAATTACGATCAGATATTTATCGAAAAGTCATCAATTTCTCACACGATGAAATGGACCAAGTGGGGACCTCTTCACTGATTACCCGGACGACTAATGATGTTGTTCAAATTCAAAATGTGGCGATGATGTTCTTACGAATGATGATCATGGCCCCCATTATGTTGGTTGGTGCCAGCTTTTTGGCTTACCAAAAGAATGCCCAATTAACATCAATTTTCGTCGTTGTCTTACCATTAATGGCAATCTTCATCGGTGTTGTGATGTATTTTGCCGTACCGCTTTTTAAGGCGATGCAAAAGAAGACTGACCGGATTAATTTGGTTTTCCGTGAAGGCTTAACCGGGGTCCGGGTAATCCGTGCATTCCGGCGCGATAAGTTCGAACAAGAACGTTTTGACGACGCGAACTTAGATTACACACAAAATGCTAAAAAAGTCTACAGTATCATGTCTGTCATGTTACCTGTGATGACATTGATTATGAGTGGGACAAACATTGCCATCACTTGGATGGGTGGTCACTTAATTGCTGATCAAGCTATGCAAGTGGGGAATTTATTGGCCTTCATGACTTATGCGATGCAAATCTTAATGAGTTTCATGATGCTTTCAATGGTTTTCGTCTTCATTCCACGGGCACAAGCATCAGCTGTTCGGATTAATGAAGTCTTAGATTTACAAACCCCAATTGAAAATCCAGAAAATCCCAAAAGTTTTACAGATCAAGCTGTCAGCTTAGCCTTTGATAATGTTAACTTCCGCTACCAAAATGCAGAAAAATTAGCCTTAGAAAAGATTGATTTTCAAGCGTCTGCTGGTCAAACCGTTGCGATTATCGGGGGGACTGGTTCAGGGAAATCAACCTTGGTGAACTTGATTCCGCGTTTTTACGACGTTGAAGCCGGCCAAGTCCAAGTTGATGGGTTGAACGTCAAAGATGTGACGTTACATGATATTCATGAACAAGTCGCATTTGTACCGCAAAAAGCCAATCTCTTTACAGGAACGATTCGCGAAAATATGCAATATGGGAATCCGGCTGCAACTGATGATCAGATTTGGCATGCACTTGAAATTGCCCAATCAAAGGATTTCGTTAGCGAACTCGATGGTGGCTTAGACAGTCACGTTGAACAAGGTGGCGGTAACTTCTCAGGTGGTCAACGCCAACGCTTAGCGATCGCCCGGGCATTAGTTAAACGCGCATCAGTTTATGTCTTTGATGATTCATTTTCAGCTTTAGATTTCAAGACAGATGCGCTTTTACGCAAAGCCTTGAAAGAAGATGCTGAAATTCAAAAGAGTGTCGTCGTCATCGTTGGCCAACGGGTCTCAACGGTAGCTGACGCCGATACAATCTTGGTCTTAGATGAAGGTCAAATGGTTGGTAAAGGGACACATGCCCAGTTAAAAGCAACCAATGCAACTTACCAAGAAATTATCAATTCACAAATCAGAGAGGGGGATGAAGCCTAA
- a CDS encoding ion transporter, translated as MKLLKRFYTVTIAILAIISIVFVLLDYSNVIDLTATPYLAIDNTILTIFTSDYFVRLWLATDKRRFFKTNIFDLLAIIPLSTLFSFFRLGRLFRIAGLMKVFRFTRLVGLTGKLQRHSKKFLKQNGLLYLTYISAAVLIIASVLYALAEKATLADSFWWAIATATTVGYGDISPHTLIGRIAAIMLMSVGIGFIGTLTSSITSYFTQDTDDKLDEILKKLDHLEQENETLKTLYREHQSKSK; from the coding sequence ATGAAGTTACTCAAACGGTTTTATACAGTTACTATCGCCATACTAGCAATTATCTCAATTGTTTTTGTTCTATTAGATTACAGTAATGTAATCGACCTAACCGCTACACCCTATCTAGCCATCGATAATACGATTTTAACCATTTTTACGAGCGATTATTTTGTGCGTCTTTGGCTTGCTACTGATAAACGCCGCTTCTTTAAGACGAATATCTTTGACCTCCTTGCAATCATCCCGCTAAGTACCCTCTTTTCATTCTTCCGCCTTGGACGTCTTTTCCGTATTGCTGGTTTAATGAAGGTCTTCCGATTTACACGCTTGGTAGGCTTAACCGGCAAGTTACAACGACATTCCAAGAAATTTCTCAAACAAAACGGTCTTCTTTACCTAACCTATATCAGTGCGGCCGTACTAATCATTGCGTCTGTTTTATACGCACTAGCCGAAAAAGCGACACTTGCCGATTCATTCTGGTGGGCGATTGCAACCGCCACAACGGTTGGCTACGGTGATATCTCCCCCCACACGCTAATTGGTCGTATCGCGGCCATCATGCTGATGTCTGTTGGAATTGGGTTTATTGGCACACTTACCAGTTCGATTACCAGTTACTTCACTCAGGATACTGATGATAAGCTGGATGAAATCCTTAAGAAGCTTGACCATCTCGAACAAGAAAATGAAACCCTCAAGACACTTTATCGTGAGCACCAATCAAAATCAAAATAA
- a CDS encoding CPBP family intramembrane metalloprotease: MEVARIKHIKHIICFILLLIMQQIPLLLVGSLAALPKAQRTTHLILTVGWLFLILTIGITILMRYFYQKVKGPQYHDHFSKADWRPILIGFVAMLVINNLTVPFMQKTGNANVDGLVQIFAVLGIFMLPYTLILGPMMEELLFRGFLMNWFFVKSPILNIMTSALLFGLVHVSTDPIYFISKALLGLVLAIVYYRTKTIKSSIILHVLNNLSAGLTIF; the protein is encoded by the coding sequence ATGGAGGTGGCGCGTATTAAACATATCAAACATATTATCTGTTTCATCTTGCTTTTAATCATGCAACAAATCCCCCTTTTATTAGTAGGTAGCTTAGCTGCCCTACCAAAGGCGCAGCGGACAACGCATTTAATTTTAACTGTCGGGTGGCTCTTTTTAATTCTAACTATTGGAATCACCATCTTAATGCGGTATTTTTACCAAAAAGTAAAGGGACCGCAATATCATGATCATTTTTCAAAAGCCGACTGGCGGCCAATCTTAATTGGCTTTGTGGCGATGCTAGTCATTAATAATTTGACTGTCCCTTTTATGCAAAAAACAGGAAATGCCAATGTCGATGGTCTCGTTCAAATTTTTGCCGTCCTCGGCATTTTCATGCTGCCCTACACTTTAATCTTAGGCCCCATGATGGAAGAATTACTTTTCCGCGGTTTCTTAATGAATTGGTTCTTTGTTAAATCACCTATTCTAAATATTATGACGAGCGCTCTATTATTCGGCCTTGTCCACGTTTCAACTGATCCGATCTATTTTATTTCTAAAGCACTACTCGGATTAGTCTTAGCCATCGTTTATTATCGTACAAAAACCATTAAGAGTAGTATCATATTACATGTCTTAAATAATCTCTCAGCAGGACTAACTATTTTTTAA
- a CDS encoding TetR/AcrR family transcriptional regulator codes for MPKKTFFRLPAEKQQRLLKAAHAEFSRVPFNEASVSNIIKAAEIPRGSFYQYFEDKADIFFYDLSLLRDSSKQDLEKVLLDAHGDLFKTVRIFFKAMAKEAIDGENAQFYRHLFLHMDFKNRRKLSPELTHAHRTDGFQFLMDHVDFTLLKIEPNQPEALKLLFHQLMNNVFQSIASYYLHHDDQENGLTLEQVYEHFELVTGWLETGASVQDK; via the coding sequence ATGCCTAAAAAAACTTTTTTCCGGTTACCGGCAGAAAAGCAACAACGGTTATTAAAAGCTGCCCATGCTGAATTTTCACGGGTGCCTTTTAATGAAGCGTCAGTTAGTAATATTATTAAGGCCGCAGAAATTCCACGGGGCAGTTTTTATCAGTACTTTGAGGATAAAGCTGATATTTTCTTTTATGATTTAAGCTTGCTACGTGATAGCTCAAAACAAGACCTAGAAAAGGTCCTGTTAGATGCGCATGGCGATCTTTTTAAGACAGTTCGTATCTTTTTTAAGGCGATGGCCAAAGAAGCCATTGATGGTGAAAATGCGCAATTTTATCGCCATTTATTCTTGCATATGGATTTTAAGAACCGGCGTAAGTTATCACCAGAATTGACGCATGCACATCGTACGGATGGCTTTCAATTTTTAATGGACCATGTCGATTTTACATTACTGAAGATTGAACCGAATCAACCAGAAGCGCTTAAATTATTATTTCACCAGTTGATGAACAATGTTTTCCAAAGTATCGCTTCTTATTATCTGCATCATGATGATCAAGAAAACGGTCTAACGTTAGAACAGGTTTATGAACATTTCGAATTGGTCACTGGTTGGTTAGAAACCGGTGCGAGTGTTCAGGATAAGTAG